Proteins found in one Terribacillus sp. DMT04 genomic segment:
- a CDS encoding YqcI/YcgG family protein yields MTTLFDIHNSDYHELTLWQQDMLQSFHSKLSDQESKFPCIPATAGHALDQFRYGFADDPTTEDAAKQLAGLLEAYGKSARELGSYTSLIVFFDTAKQQALQLDVPAYFQIFWELLSKATAYDTNDWPDQIPEDPKEILWEYCFGEEKYFMYCATPSHIVKKSRNFPCMMLAITPRWVLEEFQSKPKPAAAIKNKIRQRIRAYDSNDVHPDLNAYGNKDNLEWKQYFLHDDNSSPAQCPFHRRKQN; encoded by the coding sequence ATGACCACCTTGTTTGATATCCACAATTCTGACTATCACGAGCTAACCTTATGGCAGCAAGATATGCTCCAGAGCTTTCATAGCAAACTATCTGATCAAGAAAGTAAGTTTCCTTGTATTCCAGCAACTGCAGGCCATGCGCTTGACCAATTCCGCTATGGCTTTGCTGATGATCCAACAACAGAAGATGCGGCCAAACAATTGGCCGGTTTATTAGAGGCATATGGAAAGAGTGCAAGAGAGTTAGGTTCTTATACTTCCCTGATTGTGTTTTTTGATACAGCAAAACAGCAAGCGCTTCAGTTGGATGTTCCGGCTTATTTCCAAATCTTCTGGGAGCTGCTAAGCAAGGCGACTGCCTATGATACAAATGACTGGCCTGACCAAATTCCTGAAGATCCTAAAGAGATACTTTGGGAGTATTGCTTTGGAGAAGAAAAGTATTTTATGTACTGCGCTACACCGTCTCATATAGTGAAAAAGAGCCGGAACTTTCCGTGTATGATGCTAGCAATCACACCTAGATGGGTGTTGGAGGAGTTTCAATCAAAGCCGAAGCCTGCAGCAGCGATAAAGAATAAAATTCGGCAACGGATACGCGCGTATGATTCCAACGATGTTCATCCTGATTTGAATGCTTACGGTAACAAAGACAATCTGGAATGGAAACAATACTTCCTCCATGATGACAATTCCTCACCTGCACAATGTCCGTTCCACCGAAGAAAGCAGAACTAG
- a CDS encoding L-cystine transporter: protein MDLFTAINIVVLLGLLFVLYWMQKKHVSFSKRVLTGLGLGIVFGVALQLIYQPASDTITQTNDWFGIVGSGYVKLLQMIVMPLVFISIVAAFTRLKKSANLGKISGLVIGTLLLTTAIAAAIGVASAVGFDLKAIDVNTSAAEEARGQELEERLTDVQSTTVPQKILEFLPTNPFQDLTGARPTSTIAVVIFAAFVGVAYLGVRRKHPEQADFFQKTVESLHSIVMRIVTLVLRLTPYGILALMARTVAGSDFNAIATLGKFVIASYVALIAMFLVHLLILTVMGLSPKQYVKKVMPVLAFAFTSRTSAGTLPLNVDAQRNKLGVPESIANFSASFGITIGQNGCAGIYPAMLAVMIAPSQGINPLSPSFLFTLILVVMISSFGVAGVGGGATFASLIVLSTMNLPVALAGVLISIEPLIDMGRTAVNVSGSMVSGLVTSRSLGELDTKKYRSDDVSSESTAV, encoded by the coding sequence TTGGACTTATTTACAGCTATTAATATTGTTGTTTTATTAGGATTGCTTTTTGTACTCTATTGGATGCAAAAGAAACATGTTTCCTTTTCAAAACGCGTATTGACCGGATTAGGGCTTGGGATAGTATTTGGAGTTGCTCTGCAATTAATCTATCAGCCTGCCTCCGACACGATTACTCAGACAAACGATTGGTTTGGAATTGTGGGAAGCGGATATGTTAAACTTCTGCAAATGATTGTTATGCCGCTTGTCTTCATTTCTATCGTTGCAGCGTTTACGAGATTGAAGAAGTCCGCCAATCTGGGTAAAATCAGCGGGCTGGTAATTGGAACATTGCTTTTAACAACAGCTATTGCAGCTGCTATCGGTGTTGCATCCGCTGTCGGATTTGACCTGAAAGCGATTGATGTTAATACAAGTGCTGCCGAGGAAGCGAGGGGGCAGGAATTAGAAGAGCGTTTAACTGATGTACAGAGTACAACAGTGCCGCAGAAAATATTGGAGTTCCTCCCAACTAATCCATTCCAGGACTTAACTGGAGCTCGGCCAACATCTACAATAGCAGTGGTCATCTTTGCAGCATTTGTTGGGGTCGCTTACTTGGGAGTAAGAAGAAAACATCCTGAACAAGCTGATTTTTTCCAGAAAACGGTGGAGTCCTTGCACAGTATTGTGATGCGTATTGTAACACTCGTATTACGACTTACACCCTACGGGATACTTGCTTTAATGGCCAGAACAGTTGCAGGAAGTGATTTTAATGCCATCGCAACACTAGGTAAGTTTGTTATTGCTTCTTATGTGGCGCTGATTGCCATGTTCCTGGTTCATTTGCTTATTTTGACTGTTATGGGACTTAGTCCAAAACAATATGTGAAAAAAGTTATGCCTGTTCTGGCATTTGCCTTCACTTCACGCACCAGTGCAGGAACGTTACCATTAAATGTTGATGCACAACGGAATAAGCTGGGCGTTCCAGAGTCTATTGCGAACTTCTCTGCTTCGTTTGGTATTACAATTGGGCAGAATGGCTGCGCTGGCATTTATCCAGCTATGCTGGCTGTCATGATTGCACCTTCACAAGGTATTAATCCCTTGTCGCCGTCTTTCCTTTTCACACTCATACTTGTCGTCATGATTAGTTCGTTCGGTGTAGCTGGTGTTGGTGGGGGCGCAACATTTGCTTCTTTAATTGTTCTCTCCACGATGAACTTGCCAGTAGCTTTAGCAGGTGTATTGATATCGATTGAGCCACTTATAGATATGGGCCGTACAGCGGTAAATGTGAGCGGATCCATGGTATCCGGCCTGGTAACAAGCCGTTCTCTAGGAGAATTGGATACAAAAAAATATCGTTCAGATGATGTTTCCTCTGAAAGTACTGCAGTATAA
- a CDS encoding LTA synthase family protein, whose protein sequence is MRFLSTVKGYCSVGAVLLLCKMYLISIIYFDLPLYEPFDYIQLFFSSLSSVAVLVLLLYVFARKLRAGSLLILHIILTGVLYGNLLYFRFYIDFVTLPILFQFQNVGGLSQSTVELMDPLDLVLFADTVFLLIWWLVKRPKPVRLTWKRKGVFTSAIILLIGLNIGISQIGAGDQHDGSFNRTAKVSELGPVYYHGYDIYQTVRAELSSEFASKKDYEKAAAYLERTNKDIQSDYFGVAKGKNVILVNLESTQQFVMGRKVKDEEITPFLNNLIKDSFYFDNVYHQTAQGKTSDAEFMFDQSFYPLSSGSVYVRRPDNEYVSMPEILAKSGYHSASFHGNVASFWNREEAYDAFGYNDFFSMNSYDVTEANSVNYGIKDGAFLEQSMPYLKSLKEPFYSKFLLLTNHFPFILDDEDIMLDDADTGVDVVDRYFQTVRYQDEMLKNFFEDLKKAGLYEDSVVVLIGDHYGISESYYDGIETYLDEELSTPEKLDLQRVPLIIHVPGEEGKAIHHPAGQIDIQPTILHLLGIDTNAYPHFGQDLLADDRNSFVVLRDGDFITEDVIYTSQLCYDRATSEKTDMSLCAPFFEKRNKELYYSDAILNGDLLRFAK, encoded by the coding sequence ATGAGATTTTTGTCCACTGTCAAAGGTTACTGCTCGGTTGGAGCGGTCCTTCTGTTATGTAAGATGTATCTAATAAGTATTATCTATTTCGACTTGCCATTATATGAACCGTTTGATTATATACAGTTGTTTTTTTCAAGTTTGTCGTCTGTCGCAGTGCTCGTGCTGCTGTTATACGTTTTTGCTCGTAAACTGCGAGCCGGCTCACTATTAATTCTGCATATAATCCTGACAGGCGTTCTCTACGGTAACTTACTGTATTTTCGCTTTTACATCGACTTTGTGACATTGCCTATCCTATTCCAATTCCAGAACGTCGGCGGTCTTAGCCAGAGTACAGTAGAATTGATGGACCCGCTAGATTTGGTGTTGTTTGCGGATACCGTTTTTCTGCTAATCTGGTGGCTGGTCAAACGGCCGAAACCGGTGCGTTTGACCTGGAAGAGAAAAGGAGTTTTTACTAGTGCTATTATCCTGCTTATTGGACTTAACATCGGCATTAGTCAAATTGGCGCTGGAGATCAGCATGATGGCAGCTTTAACCGTACTGCTAAGGTAAGTGAGCTAGGTCCGGTTTATTACCACGGATATGATATCTACCAAACTGTTCGCGCTGAGCTCAGCAGTGAATTTGCGTCAAAGAAAGATTATGAGAAAGCTGCTGCTTACCTGGAGCGCACCAACAAGGATATTCAGTCTGATTATTTTGGTGTTGCAAAAGGAAAGAATGTCATTCTTGTGAATCTGGAATCAACACAGCAGTTTGTGATGGGACGAAAAGTAAAGGATGAGGAGATTACCCCCTTCTTAAACAACTTAATTAAGGACAGTTTTTATTTCGATAATGTGTATCATCAAACTGCCCAAGGAAAAACGTCTGATGCTGAATTTATGTTTGATCAGTCCTTTTATCCGTTATCGAGCGGATCTGTTTATGTACGCCGTCCGGATAACGAATACGTATCCATGCCTGAAATACTAGCCAAGTCTGGTTATCATAGTGCTTCTTTCCATGGAAATGTCGCAAGTTTCTGGAATCGCGAAGAAGCATACGATGCATTTGGCTACAACGATTTTTTCTCAATGAATTCTTATGATGTAACGGAAGCAAACAGTGTGAACTACGGTATCAAAGATGGCGCATTCCTGGAACAATCCATGCCTTACTTAAAAAGTTTAAAAGAACCGTTTTACAGTAAGTTCCTGCTGCTGACAAACCACTTTCCTTTTATCTTGGATGATGAGGATATTATGCTGGATGATGCAGATACAGGTGTTGATGTAGTGGATCGTTATTTCCAGACTGTCCGTTATCAAGATGAAATGCTCAAGAATTTTTTTGAAGACCTGAAAAAAGCCGGCTTGTATGAAGACTCTGTTGTAGTTTTGATTGGAGATCATTATGGGATTTCCGAAAGTTATTATGACGGCATTGAAACTTACCTTGATGAGGAACTTTCCACACCGGAGAAACTTGATTTACAGCGGGTGCCATTGATTATTCACGTGCCTGGTGAGGAAGGAAAGGCCATTCATCATCCTGCCGGTCAAATTGATATTCAGCCAACAATCTTGCACCTGTTAGGCATTGATACAAATGCATATCCTCATTTTGGACAAGATCTGCTGGCAGATGATCGTAATTCTTTCGTTGTATTGCGAGATGGTGATTTTATTACAGAGGATGTAATCTACACAAGTCAGCTTTGTTACGACAGAGCGACATCTGAAAAAACGGATATGAGCCTCTGCGCTCCATTTTTTGAGAAACGGAATAAAGAATTGTATTACTCAGATGCCATTTTGAATGGTGATCTGCTGCGCTTTGCCAAATGA
- the plsY gene encoding glycerol-3-phosphate 1-O-acyltransferase PlsY, whose protein sequence is MEGEMFAWWWIVLAYILGSLNGAYYLVKWKQGIDIRTTGSGNAGATNAGRSMGKKGFLLVLIFDLAKGMLAVLLVHWSGGTEVIAGLCAVAAVLGHIFPIQLRFRGGKGIAVSLGALVIFSYQATFLLIAVFLCIYLFLRRFSASGLLAYVITAALLPLLRLGVLTFAVYVVVTVLVLAAHHTHVRAAWSYLLLRNER, encoded by the coding sequence ATGGAAGGCGAAATGTTTGCATGGTGGTGGATTGTTCTAGCATATATTCTAGGTTCCTTGAATGGAGCTTATTATCTTGTGAAATGGAAGCAAGGAATTGATATACGAACGACTGGAAGCGGTAATGCAGGCGCGACAAATGCCGGAAGATCAATGGGGAAGAAAGGCTTTCTGCTCGTTCTTATATTTGATTTAGCTAAAGGCATGCTTGCTGTGCTGCTTGTCCATTGGAGCGGTGGAACAGAAGTTATCGCAGGTCTATGTGCTGTTGCGGCCGTATTAGGGCATATTTTCCCGATTCAGCTTCGTTTTCGCGGCGGTAAAGGAATTGCTGTGTCACTTGGAGCACTTGTAATCTTTTCTTATCAAGCAACCTTTCTCTTAATTGCCGTATTTCTATGTATCTATCTTTTCTTAAGAAGATTTAGTGCCTCAGGATTGCTCGCTTACGTGATTACAGCTGCACTGCTCCCGCTTTTACGGTTGGGCGTACTTACATTCGCAGTTTACGTTGTAGTGACTGTCCTTGTCCTAGCAGCACATCACACACATGTGAGAGCTGCCTGGAGTTATTTGCTATTACGTAACGAAAGGTGA
- a CDS encoding thymidylate synthase, translated as MTTSEQTYLDLCRYVLNNGTKKEDRTGTGTVSVFGYQMRFDLNQGFPLLTTKRVPFRLIASELLWFLKGDTNIRYLLEHNNNIWNEWAFKNWVESEAYDGPDMTDFGRRSLQDDSFRAAYDTEMNKFKQLILTDDDFSEKFGHLGDVYGKQWRGWQTTKGETIDQLQDIIEMIKKNPDSRRLIVSAWNPEDVPTMALPPCHTMFQFYVADNKLSCQLYQRSGDIFLGIPFNIASYSLLTHLIAKECGLEVGEFIHTIGDAHLYTNHLEQVETQLSRTPKQLPTLKIKDSFRSVFDAAMEDLEIVGYEPHPAIKAPVAV; from the coding sequence ATGACAACCTCTGAACAAACTTATCTGGATTTATGCAGATATGTCTTAAATAACGGTACAAAAAAAGAAGATCGTACAGGAACCGGTACGGTCTCCGTATTCGGTTATCAAATGCGTTTTGATTTGAACCAAGGTTTTCCGCTCTTGACGACAAAACGTGTGCCTTTCCGCCTTATTGCAAGTGAACTGCTTTGGTTCTTAAAAGGAGACACAAACATTCGTTACTTGCTGGAACATAACAATAATATCTGGAATGAATGGGCGTTTAAGAACTGGGTCGAAAGTGAGGCGTACGATGGACCTGACATGACAGATTTCGGACGCAGATCATTGCAGGATGATTCTTTCCGCGCGGCTTATGATACAGAAATGAATAAGTTTAAGCAGCTCATTTTGACTGATGATGACTTTAGTGAAAAGTTTGGTCATCTGGGCGATGTATATGGAAAGCAGTGGAGAGGCTGGCAGACAACCAAAGGCGAGACAATCGATCAATTGCAAGACATAATTGAAATGATCAAGAAAAATCCAGATTCACGAAGATTGATTGTTTCCGCATGGAATCCAGAAGATGTGCCGACAATGGCATTACCGCCATGCCATACGATGTTCCAATTTTATGTTGCGGATAATAAATTATCTTGCCAGCTGTACCAGCGGAGCGGCGATATCTTCCTTGGCATCCCGTTCAATATTGCCAGCTATAGTTTGCTGACGCATTTAATTGCGAAAGAATGCGGTTTGGAAGTTGGAGAATTTATTCACACAATCGGAGATGCACACTTGTATACAAATCACTTGGAGCAAGTGGAAACACAGCTTAGCCGCACACCTAAACAATTGCCAACTCTGAAAATTAAAGACAGTTTCCGTTCGGTATTCGATGCTGCTATGGAAGACTTGGAAATCGTCGGCTATGAACCGCATCCAGCTATTAAAGCGCCAGTCGCAGTCTGA
- a CDS encoding WYL domain-containing protein: MKQSAVAKFLKQQVIMIYMAKDGSVTKRRIQIDRITETSVTGYCYLRKQQRTFRLDQILAMQPQTTSWRISS, translated from the coding sequence ATGAAACAAAGCGCAGTGGCAAAATTTTTGAAGCAGCAAGTGATAATGATTTATATGGCAAAAGATGGATCGGTAACCAAACGCCGTATACAGATAGATCGTATAACAGAAACATCTGTTACTGGTTATTGTTATTTGCGAAAACAGCAGCGCACATTTCGACTGGATCAGATTCTCGCCATGCAGCCACAAACAACCTCGTGGCGCATTTCTTCTTAA
- a CDS encoding aminotransferase class V-fold PLP-dependent enzyme, translating into MNSTQLQYKIATETWEFEQIHALNYRTFTEEIPQHEENEGRSRIDRFNEENTYIIGLDGQVVVAMIAFRSNRPFSLDQKLDNLDDLLPPHKAKCEIRLLAVEKAYRNSFVFFRLAEALINYCLDNGFDMAVISGVMRQQKLYRHMGFVPFGSLTGNGDAQFQPMYVTEKLFQRKARAFQRILSKQEPVSFLPGPVPMADEVKQAMGQTARSHRAPVFIDQLHQLRDKLKKLTHSSQVQIMLGSGTLGNDAAAAQLSLLKQHGLILVNGEFGLRLTDHAQRAGLSFTTLEIPWGQAFDYQHILAEAKKHRVGWIWAVHAETSTGVLQDLDKLKRITKHIDSKLILDCCSSLGNMPIDLSDVFLATAGSGKGLASYAGLAFVFYHHEIKIANSIPRYLDLGLYHEYESTPFTHSSNQLAALTVAINQWEKKNIIKQVSLLTDKLVSLCNQKGISILADNTCRAPGILTITLPKECRSETVGRILAEKGFLISCNSSYLIENNWVQLAVMGHHEEKDLVRVTEELASLIGKKETITQ; encoded by the coding sequence ATGAATTCGACACAATTACAGTATAAAATCGCAACAGAAACATGGGAATTCGAACAAATACACGCTCTGAATTATCGTACGTTTACAGAAGAAATTCCTCAGCATGAAGAGAATGAGGGACGCAGCCGAATCGATCGCTTTAATGAAGAAAATACATATATTATTGGGCTTGACGGACAAGTGGTCGTTGCTATGATTGCTTTTCGTTCGAATAGACCTTTTTCACTTGATCAGAAATTAGATAACCTTGATGATCTTCTTCCTCCGCATAAAGCCAAATGTGAAATTCGGCTGCTTGCTGTTGAAAAAGCTTATCGGAACAGCTTTGTTTTCTTCCGCCTTGCTGAGGCTTTGATTAACTATTGTCTAGATAATGGCTTTGACATGGCTGTTATTTCCGGTGTTATGCGGCAGCAAAAGCTCTACCGGCATATGGGATTCGTTCCGTTTGGTAGTTTGACTGGAAATGGAGATGCGCAGTTCCAGCCGATGTACGTGACGGAAAAATTGTTCCAGCGTAAAGCTCGGGCTTTTCAGCGAATACTTTCGAAGCAAGAACCTGTTAGCTTTCTGCCGGGACCTGTTCCTATGGCCGACGAAGTAAAGCAGGCGATGGGTCAGACTGCACGGTCGCATCGCGCGCCTGTTTTTATTGATCAGCTTCATCAGCTGCGTGACAAACTTAAAAAACTGACACATTCTTCACAGGTGCAAATTATGCTGGGATCGGGCACACTTGGAAATGATGCTGCAGCAGCTCAGCTTTCCCTTCTAAAACAGCACGGACTTATCCTCGTGAATGGTGAATTTGGTTTGCGACTGACAGATCACGCACAGCGGGCAGGACTATCTTTCACTACCTTGGAGATACCTTGGGGACAAGCATTTGATTATCAGCACATTTTAGCAGAAGCAAAGAAGCATCGTGTTGGATGGATCTGGGCTGTACATGCAGAAACGTCAACTGGTGTGCTGCAGGACTTGGATAAGCTGAAGCGAATCACCAAGCATATAGACAGCAAGCTTATCCTGGATTGCTGCAGCTCCCTTGGTAATATGCCCATTGATTTGAGCGATGTCTTTTTAGCAACCGCTGGAAGCGGCAAAGGATTGGCTTCTTACGCGGGGTTAGCATTCGTTTTCTATCATCATGAAATCAAAATCGCAAACAGCATTCCGCGTTATCTGGATCTTGGTCTTTACCATGAATATGAAAGTACACCATTTACACATTCTTCTAATCAGCTCGCGGCACTAACTGTAGCAATCAATCAATGGGAAAAAAAGAATATTATAAAGCAAGTTAGCTTGTTGACAGATAAACTTGTCAGCCTTTGCAATCAAAAGGGAATTTCCATTTTGGCAGACAACACATGCCGTGCTCCAGGTATACTGACAATCACCCTTCCTAAGGAATGCCGGTCCGAAACGGTTGGACGCATACTTGCGGAGAAAGGATTCCTGATCAGCTGCAATAGCAGCTACTTGATTGAAAACAATTGGGTGCAGTTAGCTGTTATGGGGCATCATGAAGAGAAGGATCTGGTTCGTGTCACGGAGGAACTTGCCAGCCTGATCGGAAAGAAGGAAACTATCACCCAATGA
- a CDS encoding YolD-like family protein, whose translation MVHDRGKIKWTSLMLPEHVEMLQQMGREIGIEKAPLLDEQQLEELEQKVRLIQIGTTKARISYSSGSNVNKVSGIVTGLKPAEQYLLLDTADRLYPVRIPFNQLIDISFH comes from the coding sequence ATGGTGCATGATCGAGGAAAAATAAAATGGACATCCTTAATGCTGCCGGAGCATGTAGAGATGCTGCAGCAAATGGGGCGTGAAATTGGCATTGAAAAGGCGCCACTTTTAGATGAACAGCAACTGGAAGAGCTGGAACAAAAAGTCCGGCTGATTCAAATAGGAACAACAAAAGCACGTATTAGTTATAGCAGCGGCAGCAACGTAAATAAAGTCTCAGGTATTGTGACCGGGTTGAAACCAGCTGAACAATATCTGCTTCTTGATACGGCAGACCGTTTGTATCCTGTTCGTATTCCGTTTAATCAGCTAATCGATATCTCATTTCATTAA
- a CDS encoding cold-shock protein produces MPNGIVKWFNAEKGYGFIQVEDGNDVFVHYSAIQEEGFKNLEEGQEVSFEVIEGDRGPQAANVVKL; encoded by the coding sequence ATGCCAAACGGAATTGTCAAGTGGTTTAACGCTGAAAAAGGTTACGGATTCATTCAAGTTGAGGACGGTAACGATGTGTTTGTACATTACTCCGCCATCCAGGAAGAAGGCTTTAAAAACCTTGAAGAAGGTCAGGAAGTATCCTTTGAAGTAATCGAAGGAGACAGAGGCCCCCAAGCAGCTAACGTAGTAAAACTATAA
- a CDS encoding dihydrofolate reductase, translating to MISLLFAMDQNRGIGYNNDLPWRLPRDLRFFKEKTTNQIIVMGRKTLDSMNGALPNRTNVVLTRDDNFEAGQVIVLHDTKEIESLADKHPNQEIFVIGGSDIFAQTVKIADRIYMTYIDESFPADTFFPAISMEDWQETGREKGEKDERNPYDYYFIKYDRVKR from the coding sequence ATGATTTCTTTATTATTTGCAATGGATCAAAATCGCGGTATTGGATATAACAACGACTTGCCGTGGCGCCTTCCCAGAGATTTGCGCTTCTTTAAGGAGAAAACAACAAATCAGATTATTGTAATGGGAAGAAAAACGCTGGATTCGATGAATGGTGCGCTGCCTAACCGAACGAATGTTGTACTGACGAGAGATGATAATTTCGAGGCTGGTCAAGTGATTGTCTTGCATGATACAAAGGAAATAGAATCGTTAGCGGACAAGCATCCAAATCAAGAGATATTCGTTATCGGCGGAAGCGATATTTTTGCGCAAACAGTAAAAATAGCAGACCGTATTTATATGACGTATATAGATGAATCTTTCCCGGCAGATACTTTCTTTCCTGCTATTTCAATGGAAGACTGGCAGGAAACAGGGCGGGAAAAAGGCGAGAAGGACGAACGCAATCCATATGATTATTATTTCATCAAGTATGACCGAGTGAAGCGCTGA
- a CDS encoding HD domain-containing protein, giving the protein MEQEKQLEEMERYAHTIFREDATGHDFYHMKRVAKMGRKIAFKEGADPFLTEAIGWMHDIGDHKLFDQPADAIAEAQAFLRRIELEESTIREIFQVCKDISYSKGRIPETLEGKIIQDADRLDAIGAIGIARTFAFGGAASRLIHWPNDPKQSSIQHFYDKLLKLKETLHTDTANQMAKKRHAFMESFLNQFFEEWDMPCDDIR; this is encoded by the coding sequence GTGGAACAGGAAAAACAATTGGAAGAGATGGAGCGCTATGCGCATACTATCTTTCGAGAAGATGCAACGGGACATGACTTTTACCATATGAAACGGGTGGCAAAAATGGGCCGTAAGATAGCATTTAAAGAAGGTGCGGACCCGTTTCTAACGGAAGCTATTGGCTGGATGCATGATATTGGAGATCATAAACTGTTTGATCAGCCGGCAGATGCCATTGCTGAGGCGCAAGCATTTCTGCGAAGAATTGAATTGGAAGAAAGCACGATACGAGAGATTTTCCAAGTATGCAAGGATATATCATACAGCAAGGGGCGTATACCAGAAACGCTGGAAGGAAAAATCATTCAAGATGCCGACCGTTTGGATGCTATTGGTGCAATCGGAATTGCACGGACATTCGCTTTTGGCGGTGCTGCCAGCCGGCTTATTCATTGGCCGAATGATCCCAAGCAGTCGAGCATTCAGCATTTTTATGATAAACTATTAAAATTGAAAGAAACGTTACATACGGACACAGCTAACCAGATGGCCAAGAAAAGACATGCTTTCATGGAAAGTTTCCTAAATCAGTTTTTTGAGGAATGGGACATGCCGTGTGACGATATACGATAA
- a CDS encoding YozE family protein: MRSFYHYMMTHRGRKKPTDESRLADWMFGEHNFPKHSSSYDEISEYLEWNSPFHGSLQVFDRLWSTYESSE, translated from the coding sequence ATGCGATCTTTTTATCATTATATGATGACGCATCGCGGACGAAAGAAACCGACCGATGAGAGCCGTCTTGCTGACTGGATGTTCGGTGAACATAACTTCCCAAAGCACAGTTCTTCTTATGATGAGATTAGCGAATACCTAGAGTGGAACAGTCCGTTTCACGGATCTTTACAGGTATTCGACCGTCTGTGGAGCACTTATGAATCGTCGGAATAA
- a CDS encoding DUF72 domain-containing protein, whose product MAIQVGVTGWGDHDKLYTEAKERQQKLKTYSTHFDVVEIDASFYAIQPMSNYEKWTAETPADFSFIIKAHQDMTGQSRKKMTRAEAARLFEAFHSSIQPVIEADKLAAILFQFPPWFKVEKASIDRLRYIRSLTKGLPVAIEFRHQSWYTEAYRTQTLHLLQELDFIHTVCDEPQAGSGSVPAVPIATNKEMTLVRFHGRNVHGWNQHGREDWRKVRFLYRYNEAELKEWQAAASRLEQSCKRVVLLFNNNSGGDASDNAKEMMQLLGQKLPDPPPEQLHLF is encoded by the coding sequence ATGGCGATTCAAGTCGGTGTGACAGGCTGGGGCGATCATGACAAGTTATATACAGAGGCAAAAGAGCGACAGCAGAAGTTAAAAACATACAGCACGCATTTTGATGTGGTAGAAATAGACGCATCCTTCTATGCCATTCAGCCGATGAGCAACTACGAAAAATGGACAGCCGAAACGCCGGCGGATTTCTCTTTCATTATAAAAGCGCATCAAGATATGACGGGACAGAGCAGGAAAAAGATGACGCGAGCAGAAGCTGCACGTTTATTTGAAGCTTTTCACTCCTCTATTCAGCCGGTCATTGAAGCAGACAAACTGGCCGCTATTCTTTTTCAATTTCCGCCTTGGTTTAAGGTCGAGAAGGCTAGTATCGATCGGCTTCGCTATATTCGGTCGTTGACAAAAGGGCTGCCGGTCGCCATTGAATTTCGGCATCAATCTTGGTATACAGAAGCCTATCGAACGCAAACGCTGCACCTTTTGCAGGAGTTGGATTTCATCCATACTGTCTGTGATGAACCGCAAGCGGGAAGTGGTTCTGTTCCAGCTGTTCCGATAGCTACGAACAAAGAAATGACACTCGTGCGATTTCACGGACGAAATGTCCATGGCTGGAACCAGCACGGAAGGGAAGACTGGCGGAAAGTTCGCTTTTTGTATCGTTATAATGAAGCGGAATTGAAAGAATGGCAAGCTGCAGCTTCCAGACTCGAGCAGTCCTGTAAACGCGTTGTTCTGCTATTCAATAACAATTCCGGAGGCGATGCGAGTGATAATGCGAAAGAAATGATGCAGCTGCTCGGTCAAAAGCTGCCAGATCCCCCGCCAGAACAGCTTCATTTATTTTGA